From one Dermacentor andersoni chromosome 1, qqDerAnde1_hic_scaffold, whole genome shotgun sequence genomic stretch:
- the Fitm gene encoding acyl-coenzyme A diphosphatase FITM2 produces the protein MAGNQRRTKVSGAMKWDAATAKQTSTGRKPLGEPMSVPQVLVMVGLHLCRRVVVVEPRVKVPLYLGVLLIGSVMCDFFPIPRTYLSRKDNVFNTYFVKVAWGWTLITVGLFVAVSSWVYCCGDRALVRRHLSRLAVGTAAWFLTTNFFVVFETYTGRCTVDKHGTREACFRAGQRWFGFDISGHAFLLIFCNLMIAEEARSFCGWERIGDLLRNAKYDDDSPLKELPAEQLRLLHDAYPRLTPFVRLLFVALTYLSLLWDLMLVCTVLYFHSMAQKILGGVIGIVEWYMLYRVWYTMTWSPGLPGKGLFKYRDVQRKKTQGSRN, from the coding sequence ATGGCAGGCAATCAAAGGCGCACGAAAGTGTCGGGTGCTATGAAATGGGATGCTGCTACTGCAAAACAAACATCTACAGGCCGGAAACCTCTTGGAGAACCTATGTCTGTCCCACAAGTTCTTGTAATGGTAGGACTGCACCTGTGCCGTCGTGTGGTGGTGGTTGAACCGCGTGTTAAAGTGCCCCTGTACCTTGGTGTATTGCTGATCGGGTCCGTGATGTGCGACTTCTTCCCCATTCCGCGTACTTACCTGTCGCGCAAGGACAACGTGTTTAATACGTATTTCGTCAAGGTCGCCTGGGGATGGACACTCATCACGGTGGGACTGTTCGTAGCCGTCTCAAGTTGGGTATACTGTTGCGGTGATCGCGCGCTTGTCAGGCGGCATTTGAGTCGTCTCGCCGTCGGCACGGCTGCGTGGTTCTTGACGACGAATTTTTTTGTAGTGTTTGAAACGTACACGGGCCGCTGTACTGTTGATAAACACGGAACGAGGGAAGCATGCTTCAGGGCTGGCCAGCGTTGGTTTGGATTTGACATTTCGGGCCATGCGTTTCTGCTCATTTTCTGCAACCTAATGATTGCCGAAGAAGCACGAAGTTTCTGTGGCTGGGAGAGGATCGGAGACTTGCTTAGAAATGCGAAGTACGATGATGACAGCCCTCTGAAGGAGCTGCCAGCCGAGCAGCTGCGCCTGCTGCATGACGCGTACCCACGGCTGACGCCATTTGTGCGCCTGCTGTTCGTGGCTTTGACGTACCTTTCGCTTCTCTGGGATTTGATGCTTGTGTGCACAGTGCTATATTTTCACAGCATGGCCCAGAAAATACTTGGTGGCGTAATAGGCATTGTGGAGTGGTACATGCTGTATCGCGTCTGGTACACTATGACTTGGTCTCCGGGCCTTCCTGGAAAAGGACTTTTCAAGTATCGTGACGTCCAAAGGAAGAAAACGCAAGGGTCTCGGAACTGA